AGGCTGGCCAGGACCAGCAGCCACAGCCCTTGGTCGTGCAGGGCGGTCCGCCAGTGGGTGCGGCGCTGGCCGGCGTTCGCTTCCGTCTGGTGCGGGCGGTCGGGGCGCAGGAACTGCCAGACCAGGAACGCGACGAGCGCGCAGGCCGCGGCGTTGATCCAGATGAGGGCGGGGATGCCGATCCGGGCGGCGAGGAGGCCGCCGAGGGCGCCGGCGACGGCGGCGCCGACGTTGACGGCGAAGTGCCGCCAGGCGTTCACGGAGGCGCGGACCCGGTCGTCGGGGAAGGTCTCGGCGATCGCCGCGGTGAACACGGGCCGGCTGGCGTCGTACACGATGCCGGCGATGAACGTGGCGGCGAATAGGGCGGTAGTGGCTCGGACTTGGGCGAGCAGCGGGAGGGCCGCCGTGGCAAGCAGCATGGCGGTGATGAGGGTGGTGCGGTGTCCGATCCGGTCGGCGAGCCACCCGCACAGGATGGAGCCGAGCAGCCAGCCGGCGCCGAAGACCGCCAAGACGGTGGAGACGGTGCGGGTGGACAGGTCCAAGTGGTCGAGGTGGTACGGGAGGAAGGGGTAGGTGAAGCCGAAGCCGCGCACGAGGAAGGTGGCGACCATCAGCGTCCAGATCGCCGCCGGCCAGCGGCGGGTAGTTCCCTTCACGGCCTGGCCTGTTGGGCCAAGACGCGCAGCGGTGGTGGACACACGGACTCCAGCGATGGAATGGCGCTGACGGGCATGCGCCGTGAAGGGGCGGGTGCGGGGGTGCCGCCCAGGCACGGGAGGCGGCACCCCCTGGTGGGCCGAGGTGGCCCGCTCGCCCGGGGGGACAGCGAGCGGGCCGGCGCCCTCACGGAAAGGGGCGCGTCCTCGGCCGGTCCCGGCCGGGCCGGGGGTGGTCCCGGCCGGGAGTCAGTGGCCCGGCGTCCGGCAACGCCGTTCGAAGTCCGATCGGCGGCAGGGCGTTATGCCGGCTCCGGCCCCGGACTCGAGGTGGTCACCGGTCAGGCGCCGGCGATGCGGCCGGGTCAGTCGAGCTGCATCGGCGTGTTGATGTAGTTCCGGAACACCCAGCCCCGCTCGCCCTTGTGGGCGCCGGACAGGACCTTCACGTAGCCCCAGGACTTCCCGCTGCCGGTGCGCCCCTTGTTGCAGTCCCAGTAGACCTTTGTGCGCTTGCTGAGCTGGCCCTTCGCGACGTACTTGGTGCCCGGCCCCTTGCGGAACTTCACGGTGGTGCTGACGTCGGTGTACAGGTCGACCGACTCGGTGCAGGCGCTGCGGCCGACTGAGCCGCTTGCTGCGCTGGCGGTCGAGGTGGTGGCCGCCGTGGCACCGGCAGCCACCGACAGGGCCAGCAGGCCGGACGTGGCCAGACGCGCGGGGGTGCGCAGGTTCATGAAAGTGCTACCTCTCGGGGTGAGTTGGTCATGCATGGACGGCGCGCGAAGGCGCCGGGGGCCGGGCGAGCGATCCGACGGCCGGCCTCTGCGCGAGGTCGCGGTCGGCTTCTGGCGCGTCCGGTGTTCGGGAGCGCCAAGACGGTCGTGGTCTGGCGCATAGCTGGTGCGGGGTGATCTGCCGCCTTCGTGCATACGAAGGCGAAGCGGGAGTCCTCCGCGCGCTGCCCGTTCAGGTCCCGGGCGGGCTTGTTGGCTGATCAGCGCACGTGCCGGTCGCGGCTCTGGGGGCTGCGATGGGCCGCCGTACACGGTGCGGGCAGTGCTTCGAAGGCGCGGAAGTACGCGCGGGTGGGGTCAGGTCTGCGTATAGACGCACTGGTCGAGGAACTGCTTGTGCACCCACGCCGTGGTGCCGCGCTTGAGGCCGGTCTTGGAGCGTTCTTCCAGCTTGAGCTTGATCCATGACCCCTTGGCGCCGACCTTCCGTCCCCAGTCGCCGCGGTACAGGTAGCCGATCGACCGGTACTGCGTTCCGGGTCCCGTGCGGAAATTCACCGCGCTCTTCATCACGGACCAGTGCGGGCAGCTGTTGGCCTTGGCGAGTGCGACGGGAGCGGCGGCTGGGGCGCTCGTGCCGGCTGCGAGCGCCGACGGTGCTGAGGCCAGGGCAGTTGCGGCTCCCATCGCGATCGTGGCGGCGGCTATACCGGCGCGTCCTGCAAGCTTGGTCGGCATGCTTCTTCTCCTGGGCGTTGGTCTCCATCTCCAAATGAGCTGCCCGATACGCAGGCGCGGACAAATACGTCCGCTCCCGAGTGGCTTCGGAAAGCGCATGACAAGAATTTAGGAGTGCCGACCTGTGGATAAGTTCCGGAGATTTCGAAGCGTGCGAGGCTCTCCCGATCCGGAATGCCTGAGCGGCCGCTGAGCTTTGGCCGAATCGACCACATTTGGGTCTTCATGCTCGGGACGCGCATGCTCGTGCCGGGCGTCCTCATCCTTCTACCCTTAACTCCCAGTGGGAGTTCCACACGAAAGGTGTTCGCCGCTCCCCCTTTCTTCCCTTGGCGCCGCCTCTCCTTGAATTTCCGGCTCACGTTGCAGCGGGGTATTCAGGCGGGATCGCTCCCGCGGAGCGGGGGTTCGCCAACAGTGCGAAGCCGGTCCCGGACCGCCTGCAGGAGGTCGCGCTCGCGGTCCTCCGCCTGGGCCAGCTCGTTCCAGGCGCCGACGTCGTCGATGCAGGCCTCGATGGCGTCGCTGACCCGGCGGCGCAGCAGTGCGGGGCTGAGCGCTTCGACCTCAACTGCGGCGTTCGGGTCGAGGCCTTCGCGCAGGCACTCCTGGCGGTAGCTGGTGAAGTTGACGTCTGCGGTGTTCACATCGTGCGTGGCGAGCTGGCCGGAGCGTACGTCGGCGGCGGTGACGGCGAGTTGCTCGAAGCGGAGGTCGACCTCGCCCTTGCTGTAGCGCTCCATGCGCTCGAGCACGGATCGTGGCACGGCGCGTCCGGAGGGGTCCCAGTCGCCACAGAAATATGCGCTCAAGGGCAGGCCTTGGCGCAGTTGCTCGACGACCGCTTCCCGCACGAAGGTCTTGGACGACTGCCCGCGGCACGAGTAGAGGCCCACGCCCCACGCGGCGGTGATCGGGAGGAGAACGCCGGCGACAGAGTCGCTCTCGCACCAGACTTCAACTCGGCGGGACTGCGAGGCCCACAGGTTGCGCCGGTAGGTCTCGGTGATGTGGGTGAGAGCGTGATCGAGGGATTCGAACTGCCTCTCCCGGCGGACCAGACGGGTGCCGTCCGTTATCCATTCCCAGGGCAGGTCACCTGTCTCCCGCATGTGGCCCAGTTCCCTGACCACCAGCGCGTAGTTCCGGCGGGAGCGGCCGCGGTCCTTGTCCCACAGCTGCCCGAGCCCGAGGTAGTACACGTGTCGCGTGCTGCAGGGCTGGGCCGCCTCGGTGAGTGCGTGCAAGGCGGCCCGAAGGGCTTCCACCTGTGCCTTCGTGCGTCGCGGTCGTTTTATGGGGCTTGCGCTGTAACCCATGCTTCCAGTGAACGACCGGGGCGGTGGCGCTGTCATCCCCTCGCAGGGCCACGGCCCGGTGAAATCACGGGCGTTGGGCCTCGACGGCCGTGTCCGGCGTGGAGCCTTGGAGGGCAACTGGGCCCGGAGCTACAGCGTGCGCAGCACTCCGGTCACCTTGCCCAGGATGGTGGCGCCGTTGCCAGGCAGGGGCGGGTACGCCGGGTTGTCAGCGACGAGCCATACGTCTGTGCCGTCGCGCTTGAACCGCTTGACCGTGGCTTCGCCGTCGACCATGGCGGCGACGATGTCGCCGGTCTCCGCGGCAGGCTGGCTCCTCACCGCGACGATGTCGCCGTTGAGGATCTTGCCGTGCGGGCCGGCCATGGAGTCGCCGACGACGGTCAGGGCGAAGATCGTGCCGGAGCCGACGACCTGACGGGGGAAGACGACAATGCCGGCCACTTCCTGCTCGGCGGTGATCGGTGGTCCTGCGGCGATCCGGCCGAGGAGCTGGGCGTGAACTGCCGTATCCGGCGTGGGAGTGGCGGCTTCGGCAGACGCGTTGTCCGAGGTGGGGGCTGCCGACTTCCCGGTGATGCGGTAGGTGCGCGACCGGTTGGACGTCGACTCGATCCGCCCCATCTCCTCCAGCTGTGTCAGCTGGTAGGACACCGACGACACGCTGGTGAGCCCGACTTCGCGGCCGATTTCGCGCATGGAAGGCGGATAGCCGTGCTGCGCCACGTGCTCGTCGATTGCCTGCAGAATTCTCAACTGCCGGTCGCTCAGCGCGCTATCGGGTATCCCCGTCTGCTGCCCGTGACTTCCGGTGCCTGCGGGTTGATTCGCGACGCTGGTTTCCATACGTCCCCCCTCTTCTAGTTCCAGTCAGAAGAACCGTAGCGTGCGCCACTGACAACTCACCAAGGGGTATCGGACGGCGGGCGCCAGTTCTCATTGGCGACGGCTCTGCCTAGTTCTTGCGTGGCCCTGGAATGGGGTTGGAGAGGTGTTCGTACGGCTTCACGTTCGGCCGCTGGCCGGGGCCGCAATTATGGGCGAAAGGCAGGTAGGCCCGGGCTCCGGTGCGAAATACGATGCCAATGCCGAACGAGCGGCCCGCGCCGGCCCCGGAGTACGTGTAGACCTTCGCGATCCCGCTGCCCGACGCACTACTCGCCGAGCCGTCCTGCGGATCCGACGAGCCGAGCACTGCGGCCAGGTACTCCTCGGCGTTCTGGAGTGCGATGGCGCCGTTCTGGTCGTACAGGTGTGGAAGCGGGGCGGCTTCAGCCGCCGCAGCAGTGGGAGCAGTGGGTCCTTCGTCGGTGCCTGGTGGAGTGCCTGCCACGCCCGCGACGGTGATCGCTACCCAGAGGCGGGCCCCGGTGGTGAACGTGAGGATCAGGCCGAATGGCCGGGAGTCGTCCTGCCATGCCTCGGCGCCCTCCAGGTCGGGGGCTGCCTTCTGGTCTCCGAGCAGCGCAAGGCACAGCTCCTGGACGTCCTGAGGACTCACCGGTTGGGCCTCCTGCGCAGCGTGGGGTACGAGGTCGAGCCTATGCGGCGGGTCTGACATACGCCGCAGGTGAGGAGCCGTTTGGACGCCGCCCCTACGGACGAAGGACTGCGTCGGGGGCGCCGGTCAGGACCGTCTTCCCGGAGCCGGTGATGCCGACGAGCAAAACGGCGATCGGCCCGCTCACGTCCACTCCCCCGCTCATTCGACGAGGGGATCTACGTCCATGATCGCCGCTCCCTCGGCGGCTCTGCACATGGCCGAGTGCACCGAATCCTTGCGTCCCGTCTGCAGCGCGCACTGCTCGGCCGCCTGGTGGATCAGCATGGGCAGGCCACCGATCACGCGGCTGCCGAGCCTTGCTGCGGTGCGGGCGAGCCGGCTCGGCCACGGTCGGTAGGTCACATCCATCAGGGTCGGCCAAGGACCGGGCCAGGAGACGGCGAGCGAGTCGGCGGCATGGGGTGGCACAGCGGCGATGACAAGACCGGCATCGAGGTGCTGGGCCGCCTGTGTCCACGGCCGGAGGCGGATGTTGATGCCGATGCGTTCTGCTGCGGTCTGTAGCTTCCGGGATCGCAGCAGATCTCGAGTGACCACGGTTGCAGTGCGGCATCCCAGTCGGTGTGCTGCTGCGAGGGCTGTGCTCGCTGTGGCTCCAGCGCCGAGGACGGTCACGTCGGTGACGGCGGTCATGCCGGTGTCAGCAAGGGCCTGGAGCATGCCGTGCAGGTCGGTGTTCTCGCCGCGGAGCCTGCCCGCGTCGGTGACCACGATGGTGTTCGCCGTTCCCGTGGTCCTCACGGTGGCCGATGTCTCGTCCAGCAGATCCACGACGGTCTGCTTGAGGGGCATGGTCAGGGAGAACCCGGCCCAGGTGCTGTCGAGTTCGGCAAGGAATGGGCCGAGCTGGTCGGGCTGCAGGTCGATCGCTTCGTAGGTCCAGGGCAGTCCGAGTTCCGCGTACGCGGCGCGGTGCAGGGCGGGCGAGAGGGCCTGGTCGACCGGGGAGCCGAGCAGGGCGAGGCGTTTCACCGTGGCGCCTTGTGAAGGATGGAGGCAACGCCGGTGTCGTCGGCCTCGTAGGCGATGCCGCGCAGGACGGCGACGGGTGCGCCGCGACCGCGCTGGCCGAGGATGACTCCCGCCGCGGCGGCGACGAGGTCGCTGAGTGTCTCTTCCTGGCGTTTGGTCTTCCCGCCGGGTTCGGCGTGTTCGCTGACGCGCAGCGGTGCGATGCCAGCGGCGCCGATGGAGATGACGGTGGCGCCGCGCCGGTCGGCCCGCCCGTCGGAGTCGGCGATGACGACGGCGATCTGGGCGCCGGCGGCCTTGGCCAAGGTGTCGCGCAGCGCGCGGGCGGAGGCGTCCGGGTCGGCCGGCAGGAGCCAGGCACCGTTGGAGCCCGCGCGGTCGATGCCTGCGGAGGTCAGCTGGAGGCCGAGCTGGTGGGTGGCGATGATGGGGCCGCGGTCGGTGCCAAGGAAGTGGTCCGTGGAGTGGTCCAGGACCAGTTGGACGACTTCGGGGCTCTTGCCGGTTCGCTGGGCGATGTCCAGGGCCTGGGCGCTGGGTGTGATCGTGCTCAGGTCGACGTAGCGGTCTTCCGCGATCGACACGATCTTGCTGGCCACGACGAGGATGTCGCCGTCTTCCAGAACGAGGTCCTGCTCGTTTAGGACCGTCGTGATCGCAGCGGCGATGTCGCTGCCGGCCTCGATGGTGGGGAACGGCTCCAGCGCGAACGCGCTGAAGCCGTTGGTGATGTGGGTCATGGGTGCGGGCTCCAGACGGGGCGGGCGGCCAGATGATCGGCCAATCGTGCGTGCGTGGCGGTGAGTTCGGCGGCGCGCTGCGCGGGCGAGCGGTGGGGTGTGAGCCAGCCGCGGACGCGGTGGATGTAGTGCGGCCACAGTATGGCGGCGGCCTGGTGGGGCGGCGTGCCGTTTCGGACAGCGTGCCAGGCCTCCGCCAGATGCCGGGGCCACGACTCCATGTCGCTGCCGGCGGGCCCGGAGGCGAGCTGGTCAAGGACCTGGTGCATGAACTCAAGCCGCTCGCCGGTCAGTTCGCGATCGGTGGTGCGATATCGGGCCGTGGGCGAGGCGGGCGGTGGTGTCCAGCGGGCGGTGAGTGCGAGCAGGACCGGAACGGCCTGGTGGTAGATGTCGGTCAGGTGCGGGAAGGACGCGGCGTGCTGCTTGGGCGTGGTCAGCGGCACCGAGGTGATGCGGCCGGCGTGTGCGGCGGTGAGCAGCAGGAAGGCGTCGATGCCGTACCCGTTGACGCTGGACCGCAGGTCGGCGGAGAGGCCTCGGGCGGCCGCCCGGAGGATGTCGAGGGTGCTGGGGGCGAGGGCGAGGTCGCCGGCGAGGGGCTGGGGGACGTCCCAGCCGGTGGTCGCGGCGATCAGCGGGCGGGCGAGGTGGGAGGTGAGGTTGGCCTCGTCCCAATAGCGGGGGTAGTCGGCGATCGCGCAGCCAGGCTCGGCGGCTCGGGCCAGGGCCCGGTAGATGCGGGGATCGGGGGTGCGGGTGTCGGTGTCGGCGATCAGGAGCGGGCCGTCGCTGACGGGCAGGCGGTCCAGTGCGGCAAGGATCTGGGCGCCCTTGCCGCGGGGCAGGCCAGTGAGGCTGATCTTGCGGGCGCGGGTGGGGGTCTGGGCGAACTGCTGGGCGGTGGCGGGGTGGTCGGAGGAGTCGGCGTTGATAATGAGCGCGCCTGGGTGGTCGAGCGCGTCGTCGACTGCGGTGGTGACGGCGGCGATCGTGTCCGGCTCGTTGCGGCTGGGCAAGATCGCGGCCGCCGGTACCGGGCGGCTGTTCACGTGGTGATCTCCTTGGTGATCAGGTCGGCGGCGTGTGCGGCGCTCGGGGCGCGCAGGTAGGCGTACGGGCCGGCTTCCATCCGGTCGATCACGTGCCCACGCCAAAGCGCCAAGTCCGGGGTGTCCAGCGGCCAGACGGGCGCGTACGGGGTGCGGGTGGGCCCGGTGAGAGGGGTGGGCAGACCGGAGATGTAGCGCGCGGTCGCCTCGCTCAGCCGCAGGACCTCGTTGGTGTTGAACGGGATGGCGGATGCCATGCGGGCCACGGGCTGTGCGGGGTGCACGGTCAGTCG
The window above is part of the Streptomyces sp. NBC_01304 genome. Proteins encoded here:
- a CDS encoding MFS transporter, which encodes MSTTAARLGPTGQAVKGTTRRWPAAIWTLMVATFLVRGFGFTYPFLPYHLDHLDLSTRTVSTVLAVFGAGWLLGSILCGWLADRIGHRTTLITAMLLATAALPLLAQVRATTALFAATFIAGIVYDASRPVFTAAIAETFPDDRVRASVNAWRHFAVNVGAAVAGALGGLLAARIGIPALIWINAAACALVAFLVWQFLRPDRPHQTEANAGQRRTHWRTALHDQGLWLLVLASLAALTCASSLFSAMPMLMADDNLTAADYGWTQVANAGAVLALSPFLNRWLSHRADQGQPMTGLFAAGSLVLGTSMGAAGFASTTAGYSVAAALAVPGEIVLFVGATDILNRLSPPDARGLYAGIWGTTLAGAVIIAPALAGWALTHGGGALCAAATFTAGLTGAALCLPLAQHVRRPALTHP
- a CDS encoding SH3 domain-containing protein: MPTKLAGRAGIAAATIAMGAATALASAPSALAAGTSAPAAAPVALAKANSCPHWSVMKSAVNFRTGPGTQYRSIGYLYRGDWGRKVGAKGSWIKLKLEERSKTGLKRGTTAWVHKQFLDQCVYTQT
- the lexA gene encoding transcriptional repressor LexA → METSVANQPAGTGSHGQQTGIPDSALSDRQLRILQAIDEHVAQHGYPPSMREIGREVGLTSVSSVSYQLTQLEEMGRIESTSNRSRTYRITGKSAAPTSDNASAEAATPTPDTAVHAQLLGRIAAGPPITAEQEVAGIVVFPRQVVGSGTIFALTVVGDSMAGPHGKILNGDIVAVRSQPAAETGDIVAAMVDGEATVKRFKRDGTDVWLVADNPAYPPLPGNGATILGKVTGVLRTL
- a CDS encoding shikimate dehydrogenase, whose product is MKRLALLGSPVDQALSPALHRAAYAELGLPWTYEAIDLQPDQLGPFLAELDSTWAGFSLTMPLKQTVVDLLDETSATVRTTGTANTIVVTDAGRLRGENTDLHGMLQALADTGMTAVTDVTVLGAGATASTALAAAHRLGCRTATVVTRDLLRSRKLQTAAERIGINIRLRPWTQAAQHLDAGLVIAAVPPHAADSLAVSWPGPWPTLMDVTYRPWPSRLARTAARLGSRVIGGLPMLIHQAAEQCALQTGRKDSVHSAMCRAAEGAAIMDVDPLVE
- a CDS encoding coenzyme F420-0:L-glutamate ligase encodes the protein MTHITNGFSAFALEPFPTIEAGSDIAAAITTVLNEQDLVLEDGDILVVASKIVSIAEDRYVDLSTITPSAQALDIAQRTGKSPEVVQLVLDHSTDHFLGTDRGPIIATHQLGLQLTSAGIDRAGSNGAWLLPADPDASARALRDTLAKAAGAQIAVVIADSDGRADRRGATVISIGAAGIAPLRVSEHAEPGGKTKRQEETLSDLVAAAAGVILGQRGRGAPVAVLRGIAYEADDTGVASILHKAPR